The DNA window TCCCTTGTCCTGTGGTTGAGAACTGGAGGCACGGTATTCTGGGGTAGTTTCAGTGGTTGGCTCAATTCTAGGCTCCTTTCGctgtgcattttcattttctggaGGAATAGGAGGTACGAGCAGATTCCTTTTGGCAACGAAGGTGGCTTGTTGATCAGAAGTCATGGTCATCATCAAGCCATCTTCAAGAAGCAGGATATGTTGTTTAAGATCTTCAAGCAGGTGATGACCTCAAGGTTGAATGAAGGAAATTTAGAGGCTGATTTTTTGGGATGAATGGTGAAGGGTGTCACATACATTGACTGGTCACGAGGAGTCTTAGGGGTGACAGGGGTTTCATGAAGATTTTCCCTCCTAGACTTAGAGACAGTTTTTTTGTAGCACTAATGaccctaaaaaaatttcaaaattttcctttcaaAGTAAGTCTTTGAAAACACAGTTGATGCACTCTCTTTTGGAGATTTGCCAGTGAaaggaatttcaaaatgattaaaaataggagtcagaaatttttcataggaCAGTTTCCTACGGTTGTCAGTGCTgatttttagcagaaatttgcacatgacaaaaccaaaatcaattcgaattttttcaagaaaacagtaGAACAGataaagtttcattttttttgcatcagttctgtgaCCATCAGTGAGCACAACAGATTGAAATGATGGTAAAAATGATCAGGTTTTGAGGACTAAGATCTTCcaatcttgcctcagcaggagtattaAAGTGAGACTGAAAATAGGTCATCAATTTTACAACATGAAAGTGATGGTATGCATAGGAAAATTTTTCgtaagaaaagaaatatgtaattttgcctttaaaaccactttcaattttggtttccaAAACAGAGTTAACAATGTCAAGGTTCAGTTCAATGTTAACAGAGTTGACACGAGAAATAAGATCAGTATGTGATTTacctttcctaagattagcaaaaaactGATGAAGCATGTCATGATAGAATGTGTTTGAAATGGTTAAAAGATGGGTCCATTTTTGGAATTTAaacaggttcaagatcaagcttacggAACTCATAGGGGATAATGGTCCTCTGGGTGATGAAGCCCTTCTGCGAGATCCATTCAAACCTTTCTCTGGCTTCATCGTCGATGAACTTGGGTAGAGAAGTGGGTTCAGTAGCAGTGTGGGTCTCAGGCTGCTCAGGACGCTTTCTTTTTCCACTGCGCTGAGCAGTTTGCGCAGCACTCTGGACACCAGATCTTGTCCTTGGTGATCTCCTGGTAGATGGTTCCTCAGTTTACTGTTCCTCAGCAGTTTTTTCT is part of the Coffea eugenioides isolate CCC68of chromosome 6, Ceug_1.0, whole genome shotgun sequence genome and encodes:
- the LOC113774132 gene encoding glutamic acid-rich protein-like, giving the protein MEEQQSEGHPVSDNEEKPVQPTNADVTVTKSPRKGKRTAKRKSIAQPKEKQTVDPSGDQQNVEKTAEEHGKRKRPEQPETHTATEPTSLPKFIDDEARERKGKSHTDLISRVNSVNIELNLDIVNSVLETKIESDGLMMTMTSDQQATFVAKRNLLVPPIPPENENAQRKEPRIEPTTETTPEYRASSSQPQDKGKAPTTEEETEEEDDDDEDEDTEEEDPAQFRLARRRPGSSKITF